A window of Brachybacterium fresconis contains these coding sequences:
- a CDS encoding glycogen debranching N-terminal domain-containing protein: MHTSPDTPGPPLLSPARPVELHQPFLHDLVGVFHAPVQAWSRPTGSIEGAGAQGIYIGDTRVVSDLRCAGERVALTPLGTEVRSARELTVRDVVSTPGDVTDPLLILERTRTADASGIGERVRLLSHDHRPHRLVLRLGLITDAASMSAVKDPGLLAEIGDIRPSARADGAVARWDVGDAGGSARLDVGDGGTELVADGAIVTWTVVLETPPARGALEHEAEGDRAVMAEASWHLALHDPTVPFAAASAPWPAAAVTAEPASADPEVRAADLLLRRSLADLDALRLQIPGSPAQTFFAAGAPWFFTLFGRDALIAASLVLPLDRSIAEGTLRTLADRQGTAADVATAEQPGKILHEVRAQGMEMGSTVLPPVYYGTIDATPLWIELLHEADAAGLPAEVLTELHPALEQAALWLLEHADADGDGLLEYLDEAGTGLANQGWKDSGDSIRCADGSLAGGAIALAEVQGYAYAAAGHAADLLERLGTAAEAEAVHADPPAPGPGPSPTSSSAPAPAPAPAEFPARLRAWAHRLRERFQETFWCEDDFGPYVALALDGDKRPVDSVASNMGHLLGTGLLDPAQERIVVDRLLHPSLLSGYGIRTLSTTNGAYGPLRYHGGSVWTHDTAYILRGMLRGGFTAEARVVARALLQAANGFDQRLPELFSGQSSEEVSPPVPYPASCRPQAWAAAGAVPVAQALGVLRRR; the protein is encoded by the coding sequence ATGCACACCTCCCCCGATACCCCGGGCCCACCGCTGCTGAGCCCCGCACGCCCCGTCGAGCTCCACCAGCCGTTCCTCCACGACCTGGTCGGGGTGTTCCATGCCCCGGTCCAGGCGTGGTCCCGGCCCACCGGGAGCATCGAGGGCGCCGGAGCGCAGGGCATCTACATCGGGGACACCCGGGTGGTCTCGGACCTGCGCTGTGCGGGCGAGCGCGTCGCGCTCACCCCGCTGGGAACCGAGGTGCGCTCGGCCCGCGAGCTGACCGTCCGCGACGTGGTCTCCACGCCGGGCGACGTCACGGATCCGCTGCTCATCCTCGAACGCACCCGCACCGCCGACGCGAGCGGCATCGGTGAGCGAGTGCGCCTGCTCTCGCACGATCATCGGCCGCACCGCCTCGTGCTCCGTCTCGGCCTGATCACCGACGCCGCATCGATGTCCGCGGTGAAGGACCCCGGACTGCTGGCCGAGATCGGCGACATCCGCCCGTCGGCGCGGGCCGACGGAGCAGTCGCCCGCTGGGACGTCGGCGACGCGGGCGGCTCCGCCCGGCTGGACGTCGGGGATGGTGGGACGGAGCTGGTGGCCGACGGGGCGATCGTGACGTGGACCGTCGTCCTCGAGACCCCGCCCGCCCGGGGCGCGCTCGAACATGAGGCAGAGGGTGACAGGGCGGTGATGGCGGAGGCCTCCTGGCATCTGGCCCTGCACGATCCGACCGTGCCGTTCGCCGCGGCGAGCGCCCCCTGGCCGGCGGCCGCTGTGACCGCGGAGCCCGCGTCGGCCGATCCCGAGGTCCGTGCCGCCGACCTGCTGCTGCGCCGTTCCCTGGCCGATCTGGACGCCCTGCGCCTGCAGATCCCGGGGTCCCCGGCGCAGACCTTCTTCGCCGCCGGCGCCCCGTGGTTCTTCACCCTGTTCGGCCGGGACGCGCTGATCGCCGCCTCCCTCGTGCTCCCCCTCGACCGCTCGATCGCCGAGGGCACCCTGCGCACGCTCGCCGACCGCCAGGGCACCGCGGCCGACGTCGCCACCGCCGAGCAGCCGGGAAAGATCCTCCACGAGGTGCGCGCCCAGGGCATGGAGATGGGCTCCACGGTGCTGCCGCCGGTCTACTACGGCACCATCGACGCCACGCCGCTGTGGATCGAGCTGCTGCATGAGGCGGACGCCGCCGGGCTGCCCGCAGAGGTCCTCACCGAGCTGCACCCCGCGCTCGAACAGGCCGCGCTCTGGCTGCTCGAGCACGCCGACGCCGATGGCGACGGCCTGCTGGAGTACCTCGACGAGGCCGGGACGGGCCTGGCCAATCAGGGATGGAAGGACTCCGGGGACTCGATCCGCTGCGCCGACGGCTCCCTGGCCGGCGGCGCGATCGCCCTGGCTGAGGTGCAGGGCTACGCATATGCGGCCGCCGGCCACGCCGCCGACCTCCTCGAGCGCCTCGGCACGGCAGCCGAGGCCGAGGCGGTGCATGCCGACCCACCCGCCCCGGGCCCCGGACCCTCCCCCACGTCATCATCCGCACCCGCACCCGCACCCGCACCCGCCGAATTTCCCGCCCGCCTGCGGGCCTGGGCCCACCGCCTGCGCGAACGCTTCCAGGAGACGTTCTGGTGCGAGGACGACTTCGGGCCGTACGTGGCGCTCGCCCTCGACGGGGACAAACGCCCGGTCGACAGCGTGGCCTCGAACATGGGCCACCTCCTGGGCACCGGACTGCTCGATCCGGCGCAGGAGCGGATCGTCGTGGACCGCCTGCTGCATCCGAGCCTGCTGTCCGGATACGGGATCCGCACCCTGTCGACCACCAACGGGGCCTACGGCCCGCTGCGCTACCACGGTGGCAGCGTGTGGACCCACGACACCGCCTACATCCTGCGCGGCATGCTGCGCGGAGGCTTCACCGCCGAGGCGCGGGTCGTGGCACGGGCCCTGCTGCAGGCGGCGAACGGCTTCGACCAGCGTCTTCCCGAGCTGTTCAGCGGCCAGAGCAGCGAGGAGGTCTCCCCTCCCGTGCCCTACCCGGCCTCATGCCGCCCGCAGGCCTGGGCCGCGGCCGGCGCCGTTCCTGTCGCTCAGGCCCTCGGCGTCCTGCGGCGCCGCTGA
- the putP gene encoding sodium/proline symporter PutP — MDLVFKIIALAIYFGVMLGIGLYAFRKTSDGEDYMLGGRQLHPFTAALSAGASDMSGWLLLGLPGALYMNGLVEAWIAVGLTIGAGLNWFFVAPRLRQYTQIAGNSITVPSFFGNRLHDRTNILRIAAGVIILVFFTFYVSSGMVAGGVFFESTFGGSYVTGMLLVATITIVYTLFGGFLGASYTDVVQGMIMLVSLLLVPITAMFVVGGPVAMFDSVRQVNADFGSMTAGGTFIGIISSLAWGLGYFGQPHIIVRFMALRSSRDAKYGFAVGMTWMIICVIGAVFTALAGLAYFQQNQDAVLTDTTNGESVFLDLSQLLFHPLIAGVLLAAVLAAIMSTISSQLIVSSSALIEDLFGGIGIKLSAKGALWGGRIGVLAVSIIALILALNPDSSVLGLVAFAWAGFGSAFGPIILLSLFWRRLTAAGAGAGMVAGAAVAFIWGQFTPDVSWGLFGDQHLYEIIPGFLICLVLAVVVSLITPRPPALTMREFDDMETSFASGEIPDHPEDTEVAGSGSGSGTTA; from the coding sequence GTGGATCTCGTCTTCAAGATCATCGCTCTGGCCATCTATTTCGGCGTCATGCTCGGCATCGGCCTGTATGCCTTCCGCAAGACGTCGGACGGCGAGGACTACATGCTCGGCGGACGGCAGCTGCACCCGTTCACCGCAGCCCTCTCCGCCGGCGCCTCGGACATGTCCGGCTGGCTGCTCCTGGGCCTGCCCGGCGCCCTGTACATGAACGGACTGGTCGAGGCGTGGATCGCCGTCGGCCTCACCATCGGCGCCGGACTGAACTGGTTCTTCGTCGCACCGCGCCTGCGCCAGTACACGCAGATCGCCGGCAACTCGATCACGGTGCCGAGCTTCTTCGGCAACCGGCTGCACGACCGCACGAACATCCTGCGGATCGCCGCCGGCGTGATCATCCTGGTGTTCTTCACCTTCTACGTCTCATCCGGCATGGTCGCCGGAGGGGTCTTCTTCGAGTCCACGTTCGGTGGTTCGTACGTCACCGGCATGCTGCTGGTCGCCACCATCACCATCGTCTACACGCTGTTCGGCGGGTTCCTCGGCGCCAGCTACACCGACGTGGTCCAGGGCATGATCATGCTGGTCTCCCTGCTGCTCGTCCCGATCACGGCGATGTTCGTGGTGGGCGGACCGGTGGCGATGTTCGACTCCGTGCGTCAGGTCAACGCCGACTTCGGCTCCATGACCGCCGGCGGTACCTTCATCGGGATCATCTCCTCGCTGGCCTGGGGCCTGGGCTACTTCGGCCAGCCCCACATCATCGTCCGCTTCATGGCGCTGCGCTCCTCGCGCGACGCCAAGTACGGTTTCGCGGTGGGCATGACCTGGATGATCATCTGTGTCATCGGTGCTGTCTTCACCGCTCTGGCAGGCCTGGCCTACTTCCAGCAGAACCAGGACGCGGTGCTGACCGACACCACCAACGGCGAGTCCGTCTTCCTGGACCTCTCGCAGCTCCTGTTCCACCCCCTGATCGCCGGCGTCCTCCTGGCTGCCGTGCTCGCAGCGATCATGTCCACGATCTCCTCGCAGCTGATCGTCTCCAGCTCTGCGCTGATCGAGGACCTCTTCGGCGGGATCGGGATCAAACTCAGCGCCAAGGGCGCCCTGTGGGGCGGCCGGATCGGCGTGCTCGCCGTCTCCATCATCGCCCTGATCCTGGCTCTGAACCCGGACAGCTCGGTGCTGGGCCTGGTGGCCTTCGCCTGGGCAGGCTTCGGCTCCGCCTTCGGTCCGATCATCCTGCTGTCGCTGTTCTGGCGCCGCCTGACGGCCGCCGGTGCGGGTGCCGGCATGGTCGCCGGTGCAGCGGTCGCCTTCATCTGGGGCCAGTTCACGCCCGACGTGAGCTGGGGCCTGTTCGGCGACCAGCACCTGTACGAGATCATCCCCGGCTTCCTGATCTGCCTGGTCCTGGCCGTGGTGGTCAGTCTCATCACGCCGCGTCCGCCGGCGCTGACGATGCGGGAGTTCGACGACATGGAAACCTCGTTCGCCTCCGGTGAGATCCCCGATCACCCGGAGGACACCGAGGTGGCCGGCTCCGGCTCGGGGTCGGGCACCACCGCCTGA
- a CDS encoding transketolase family protein: MNTPTNPVTAPAKKLVSGAMSADLAKEGQRTVSAPLGHALVEAAQQDERIVGLSADLAKYTDVHILRDAMPERFYQIGMAEQALLGAATGLAMEGFVPFASTYSVFATRRAYDFLALDIAEANLNVNMVCALPGLTTGYGPSHQATEDVAILRGMPNLTIVDPCDALDIQQAVPQLAASDGPTYMRLLRGKVPLVLDEYDYSFELGRAKLLREGADVLLISTGLMTERALETATALEQDGIGVAVLHSPTLKPFDEESVVSALGKGRLVLTAENHSVVGGLFDAVSRTVAGRGLGERITPIGLPDEFLDAGALPTLNDRYGVSVQAMMERIRTLL; the protein is encoded by the coding sequence ATGAACACACCCACGAACCCCGTCACCGCCCCCGCGAAGAAGCTGGTCTCCGGCGCCATGAGCGCTGACCTCGCCAAGGAGGGCCAGCGCACCGTCTCCGCCCCGCTCGGGCACGCCCTGGTCGAAGCGGCCCAGCAGGACGAGCGGATCGTCGGCCTCTCCGCCGATCTCGCGAAGTACACCGACGTCCACATCCTCCGCGACGCCATGCCGGAGCGGTTCTACCAGATCGGCATGGCCGAGCAGGCGCTGCTCGGTGCCGCGACCGGCCTCGCGATGGAGGGCTTCGTCCCCTTCGCCTCGACCTACTCGGTCTTCGCCACCCGGCGGGCCTACGACTTCCTCGCGCTCGACATCGCCGAGGCGAACCTCAACGTCAACATGGTGTGCGCCCTGCCCGGTCTGACCACCGGTTACGGGCCGTCCCATCAGGCCACCGAGGACGTGGCGATCCTCCGCGGGATGCCGAACCTGACGATCGTCGATCCCTGCGACGCCCTGGACATCCAGCAGGCGGTCCCCCAGCTCGCCGCATCCGACGGTCCGACCTACATGCGCCTGCTGCGGGGGAAGGTCCCGCTGGTCCTGGACGAGTACGACTACTCCTTCGAGCTCGGCCGGGCGAAGCTGCTGCGGGAAGGAGCGGACGTCCTGCTCATCTCGACCGGACTGATGACCGAGCGCGCCCTGGAGACCGCGACGGCTCTGGAGCAGGACGGGATCGGGGTCGCCGTGCTGCACTCACCCACCCTGAAGCCCTTCGACGAGGAATCGGTCGTCTCCGCCCTCGGAAAGGGCCGCCTGGTGCTGACGGCGGAGAACCACTCGGTGGTCGGCGGACTGTTCGACGCCGTCTCGCGCACGGTGGCCGGCCGCGGCCTCGGCGAGCGCATCACCCCGATCGGACTGCCGGACGAGTTCCTCGACGCCGGCGCGCTGCCGACTCTGAACGACCGCTACGGCGTGAGCGTCCAGGCGATGATGGAGCGGATCCGCACCCTGTTGTGA
- a CDS encoding transketolase, which translates to MSTAEPTSSPEWAEATGTARSSDPERIQRIREAAHRIRQYALIQAEVQGQGYIGQALDIADVLAVLYADQLHLDPSDPESEDRDRFQLSIGHYALALYAALTEAKFLPQEELQTYAGDGSRLPMSSMRSYTPGVEISGGSLGHGLGIANGVAMGLQRKGSDRFVYNLLSDGELGEGSTWEAAAVAGHHGLDNLIAIVDFNDQQADGRSTQMLSMEPVTDKFEAFGWIARRCDGHDVPALLDHLIELREIEDPRPRVLIVDTTLGKGVDFLEQREKLHFMKVDAAEWAAAHQKLNESAGR; encoded by the coding sequence ATGAGCACAGCAGAACCCACGTCGTCGCCGGAATGGGCAGAAGCGACCGGGACGGCGCGGTCGTCCGATCCCGAACGGATCCAGCGCATCCGCGAGGCAGCCCACCGCATCCGCCAGTACGCCCTGATCCAGGCCGAGGTCCAGGGACAGGGCTACATCGGGCAGGCCCTGGACATCGCCGACGTCCTCGCCGTCCTGTACGCGGACCAGCTGCACCTGGACCCGTCGGATCCCGAGTCCGAGGACCGCGACCGCTTCCAGCTGTCCATCGGGCACTATGCCCTGGCCCTGTACGCGGCGCTGACCGAGGCGAAGTTCCTGCCCCAGGAGGAGCTGCAGACCTACGCCGGCGACGGCTCGCGCCTGCCGATGTCCTCCATGCGCTCCTACACCCCGGGGGTCGAGATCTCCGGCGGCTCCCTCGGCCACGGCCTCGGGATCGCGAACGGCGTGGCGATGGGACTGCAGCGCAAGGGGTCCGACCGCTTCGTCTACAACCTGCTGTCCGACGGCGAGCTCGGTGAGGGCTCGACCTGGGAGGCGGCCGCCGTCGCCGGCCACCATGGGCTCGACAACCTCATCGCGATCGTCGACTTCAACGACCAGCAGGCCGACGGCCGCAGCACCCAGATGCTGTCCATGGAGCCGGTCACCGACAAGTTCGAAGCCTTCGGCTGGATCGCCCGCCGCTGCGACGGCCACGATGTTCCCGCTCTGCTCGACCATCTGATCGAGCTGCGGGAGATCGAGGACCCCCGCCCTCGGGTCCTCATCGTGGACACCACGCTGGGCAAGGGCGTGGACTTCCTCGAGCAGCGGGAGAAGCTGCACTTCATGAAGGTCGACGCCGCGGAATGGGCCGCCGCCCACCAGAAGCTGAACGAAAGCGCAGGACGATGA
- a CDS encoding FadR/GntR family transcriptional regulator: MEPQTLEFLDGLVREGVEVDGGILIPTERRLAEISGMSRARVRERLSGLQMLGMLTKVQGSGNVLVSPAALEAGTGNVFELMLRAGLVTVAQINEAREMLEVAIAPRILERVTDEQIHALEDQVYAMVDASASRDFVSGLKADHAFHMALFEIVGNPIMTYVVNGMNHALHDLLLERRRIVIGKEIARNHGELPAMFDSDAVHFEITRALRSRRKEAVTAAMAEHFDSWRRISRLPTSPAVAAPPGITPQTPSTPPTPPTPSGET, encoded by the coding sequence GTGGAACCCCAGACCCTGGAATTCCTGGACGGACTCGTCCGCGAGGGCGTCGAGGTCGACGGCGGCATCCTCATCCCCACCGAACGGCGGCTCGCCGAGATCAGCGGCATGTCCCGGGCCCGTGTCCGCGAGCGGCTCTCCGGGCTCCAGATGCTCGGAATGCTCACGAAGGTGCAGGGCTCGGGGAACGTTCTCGTCTCGCCCGCCGCGCTCGAGGCGGGCACCGGCAATGTCTTCGAGCTGATGCTGCGCGCCGGGCTGGTCACGGTCGCGCAGATCAACGAGGCCCGCGAGATGCTCGAGGTCGCGATCGCGCCACGGATCCTCGAACGAGTCACCGACGAGCAGATCCACGCCCTGGAGGATCAGGTGTACGCCATGGTCGACGCCTCCGCCTCACGGGATTTCGTCAGCGGGCTGAAGGCCGACCACGCCTTCCACATGGCGCTGTTCGAGATCGTCGGCAACCCGATCATGACCTACGTGGTCAACGGGATGAACCATGCCCTGCACGATCTGCTGCTGGAGCGGCGGCGGATCGTCATCGGCAAAGAGATCGCACGCAACCACGGCGAGCTCCCCGCGATGTTCGACAGCGACGCCGTCCACTTCGAGATCACCCGCGCCCTGCGCTCCCGGCGCAAGGAGGCGGTCACCGCCGCGATGGCGGAGCACTTCGATTCCTGGCGGAGGATCTCGCGTCTGCCGACCTCACCGGCAGTCGCCGCACCGCCAGGTATCACCCCACAGACACCATCGACCCCACCGACCCCACCGACCCCCTCAGGAGAGACATGA
- a CDS encoding SMP-30/gluconolactonase/LRE family protein, whose amino-acid sequence MHADRLTDSICHHAEGPYWSDSWGGLRWVDMLAGDIMQLEAAGALTQLGGARTAHRITTPSPVVACVRPAVGGGAVLALEKGFALEDADGSITPLPPLWEQDIRMNEGAIAPDGSFLCGSMAYDQRPGAAAMWRLLPDGTTTELFGDLTISNGLAFTADGAHAFYVDTPTGRVDQFDWSDDEGLIGRRPFADLTDQDGHPDGLTLDADGRVWVAMNGGGQVLGLDERGTVTTQISVGARQVTACTFGGHDLSTLFITTSRENLAEGEDPQAGSLFAARPGARGPESERLFSV is encoded by the coding sequence ATGCACGCCGACCGTCTCACCGATTCGATCTGCCACCACGCCGAGGGCCCGTACTGGTCCGACAGCTGGGGCGGCCTGCGCTGGGTCGACATGCTCGCCGGCGACATCATGCAGCTCGAGGCGGCCGGAGCTCTCACCCAGCTCGGCGGGGCCCGCACCGCGCATCGCATCACCACGCCGAGCCCGGTGGTGGCCTGCGTCCGCCCGGCCGTGGGCGGCGGGGCCGTCCTCGCACTCGAGAAGGGCTTCGCCCTCGAGGACGCCGACGGCTCGATCACCCCGCTGCCACCGCTGTGGGAGCAGGACATCCGGATGAACGAGGGCGCGATCGCGCCCGACGGTTCGTTCCTGTGCGGCTCGATGGCCTACGACCAGCGGCCGGGCGCAGCAGCGATGTGGCGTCTGCTCCCGGACGGCACCACCACCGAGCTGTTCGGCGACCTCACGATCTCCAACGGGCTCGCCTTCACGGCCGACGGCGCCCACGCCTTCTACGTCGACACCCCCACCGGGAGGGTCGACCAGTTCGACTGGTCCGACGACGAAGGCCTGATCGGCCGTCGCCCCTTTGCGGATCTGACCGACCAGGACGGTCATCCCGACGGCCTCACGCTCGACGCCGACGGCCGGGTCTGGGTGGCGATGAACGGCGGTGGCCAGGTGCTCGGTCTCGACGAGCGCGGTACGGTCACCACCCAGATCTCGGTCGGAGCTCGGCAGGTCACTGCCTGCACCTTCGGCGGCCATGACCTCTCGACCCTGTTCATCACCACCAGCCGGGAGAACCTGGCCGAGGGCGAGGACCCGCAGGCCGGCTCCCTGTTCGCCGCGCGGCCCGGCGCCCGCGGCCCCGAGAGCGAGCGCCTCTTCAGCGTCTGA
- the glpK gene encoding glycerol kinase GlpK has protein sequence MNDQTMYIMSIDQGTTSTRAIIFDHAGQIVSSGQKEHEQIFPKSGWVEHDPQEIWKNTRDVVGQALVGADINRHQLAAVGITNQRETTVVWDKNTGEPVYNAVVWQDTRTQRICDELGGDEGAEKYKERVGLPLATYFSGPKVKWILDNVEGARARAEAGELIFGNTDAWLMWNLTGGTNGGVHVTDVTNASRTMLMNIDTLDWNEDIAKDMGIPMSMLPEIRSSSEVYGKGRKNDLLIDTPLAGILGDQQAATFGQACFDVGQAKNTYGTGNFMLINTGEDLVRSENGLLTTVAYKIGDQKPVYALEGSIAVTGSLVQWMRDNLGLIKDAPEIEDLAKDVDDNGGLFIVPAFSGLFAPHWRPDARGAMVGMTRFHNKGHIARATLEATAFQTREVLDAMIADAESEGVELSELKVDGGMVMNETLMQFQADILGVPVVRPKVIETTALGAAYAAGIAVGFWNGEQDVIDNWAEDKRWEPSMEEETRERYLRLWKKAVERTLDWVDEDTEALYS, from the coding sequence ATGAACGACCAGACGATGTACATCATGTCCATCGACCAGGGCACGACCTCGACCCGCGCGATCATCTTCGACCACGCCGGGCAGATCGTCTCCTCGGGGCAGAAGGAGCACGAGCAGATCTTCCCGAAGTCCGGCTGGGTCGAGCACGACCCGCAGGAGATCTGGAAGAACACCCGTGACGTCGTCGGCCAGGCGCTGGTGGGCGCCGACATCAACCGCCACCAGCTGGCGGCCGTCGGCATCACCAACCAGCGCGAGACGACCGTCGTGTGGGACAAGAACACCGGCGAGCCCGTCTACAACGCGGTCGTCTGGCAGGACACCCGCACCCAGCGCATCTGCGACGAGCTCGGAGGCGACGAGGGCGCCGAGAAGTACAAGGAGCGCGTCGGGCTGCCGCTGGCGACCTACTTCTCCGGCCCCAAGGTGAAGTGGATCCTCGACAACGTCGAGGGCGCGCGCGCCCGGGCCGAGGCCGGCGAGCTGATCTTCGGCAACACCGACGCCTGGCTGATGTGGAACCTCACCGGCGGCACCAACGGTGGCGTGCACGTCACCGACGTCACCAACGCCTCGCGCACGATGCTCATGAACATCGACACGCTGGACTGGAACGAGGACATCGCGAAGGACATGGGCATCCCGATGTCGATGCTTCCGGAGATCAGGTCCTCTTCCGAGGTGTACGGGAAGGGTCGCAAGAACGACCTGCTCATCGACACCCCGCTCGCCGGCATCCTCGGCGACCAGCAGGCCGCCACCTTCGGCCAGGCCTGCTTCGACGTGGGCCAGGCCAAGAACACCTACGGCACCGGCAACTTCATGCTGATCAACACCGGCGAGGACCTCGTGCGCAGCGAGAACGGGCTGCTCACCACGGTCGCCTACAAGATCGGCGACCAGAAGCCGGTCTACGCCCTCGAGGGCTCGATCGCGGTGACCGGCTCGCTGGTCCAGTGGATGCGCGACAACCTGGGTCTGATCAAGGACGCCCCGGAGATCGAGGACCTCGCCAAGGACGTCGACGACAACGGCGGTCTGTTCATCGTCCCTGCCTTCTCGGGCCTGTTCGCCCCGCACTGGCGGCCCGACGCCCGCGGCGCGATGGTCGGCATGACCCGCTTCCACAACAAGGGCCACATCGCGCGGGCCACCCTGGAGGCCACGGCCTTCCAGACCCGTGAGGTGCTGGACGCGATGATCGCCGACGCCGAGAGCGAGGGCGTGGAGCTGTCCGAGCTCAAGGTCGACGGCGGCATGGTCATGAACGAGACCCTCATGCAGTTCCAGGCCGACATCCTCGGCGTGCCCGTGGTGCGGCCGAAGGTCATCGAGACCACCGCGCTGGGCGCCGCCTACGCGGCCGGCATCGCCGTGGGCTTCTGGAACGGCGAGCAGGACGTCATCGACAACTGGGCCGAGGACAAGCGCTGGGAGCCCTCCATGGAGGAGGAGACCCGCGAGCGCTACCTCCGCCTGTGGAAGAAGGCCGTCGAGCGCACCCTGGACTGGGTCGACGAGGACACCGAGGCGCTGTACTCCTGA
- a CDS encoding MIP/aquaporin family protein, with amino-acid sequence MGTILLSEIAGTAMLTLMGGGVVANNILGKTKGKDGGWLMVNFGWGLAVFVGVYTAFKTGAHINPAVTTGLLMSEAAEYAPGISITLGTTVTYYIAEVIGAFIGAVLAWLVYKNHYDQEKDPGTILGTFSTGPEIRSYGWNLVTEIIATFVLVFVIIMFGNTPDKLGPLAVALLVLAIGASLGGPTGYAINPARDLGPRLAHAVLPIPNKGGSDWAYSWVPIAGPLIGGSLAGLFSLIYF; translated from the coding sequence ATCGGAACGATCCTGTTGTCGGAGATCGCGGGCACCGCGATGCTGACCCTGATGGGCGGCGGCGTCGTCGCCAACAACATCCTGGGAAAGACGAAGGGCAAGGACGGCGGCTGGCTGATGGTCAACTTCGGCTGGGGCCTCGCGGTCTTCGTCGGCGTCTACACGGCCTTCAAGACCGGCGCGCACATCAACCCCGCCGTCACCACCGGCCTGCTCATGAGCGAAGCCGCCGAGTACGCACCGGGCATCTCGATCACGCTCGGCACCACGGTCACCTACTACATCGCCGAGGTCATCGGCGCCTTCATCGGCGCCGTGCTCGCCTGGCTGGTCTACAAGAACCACTACGACCAGGAGAAGGACCCGGGCACCATCCTGGGTACCTTCTCCACCGGCCCGGAGATCCGCTCCTACGGCTGGAACCTGGTCACCGAGATCATCGCGACCTTCGTGCTGGTCTTCGTGATCATCATGTTCGGCAACACGCCGGACAAGCTCGGGCCGCTCGCGGTCGCGCTGCTGGTGCTCGCCATCGGCGCCTCCCTCGGCGGGCCGACGGGGTACGCCATCAACCCCGCCCGAGACCTCGGACCGCGCCTCGCGCATGCGGTCCTGCCGATCCCGAACAAGGGCGGCTCGGACTGGGCATACTCGTGGGTACCGATCGCCGGTCCTCTGATCGGTGGCTCCCTCGCCGGACTGTTCTCGCTCATCTACTTCTGA